In a single window of the Anguilla rostrata isolate EN2019 chromosome 4, ASM1855537v3, whole genome shotgun sequence genome:
- the zgc:56231 gene encoding kinesin-like protein KIF20A isoform X3, with the protein MSTVIDLTDEGTVLVHSDLDAMESTCNELHVGSSHKGGLSDISTISSIVSAQSETASNSGQHQLKVYLRVRPFSKEEMSSNEDQIFGPKVDQANFFEGTIKSQVHDYLEGKNALIFTYGVTNAGKTHTIQGSHKDPGLLPRALDLIFKHIKGKQYDQVNLKPYLSSDVQFLGPDQVKLEKSEKAALFALLKEEDDQHSKADGSSVNTSTSSVSSVSFSSISYDQTVDSDTTSEKFSMWVSFYEIYNEAVYDLLQPIPSAKNKKRSALRVCEDGTGNSYVRDLKYINVQNSGEACRILKIGNKHRSAASTKLNQSSSRSHSIFTIKLLKIDGSQVQRISELSLCDLAGSERCNKTKTFGERLKEAGNINNSLLILGKCIAALRHNCSDRMKNNYIPFRESKLTRLFQSVFCGKGRACMIVNINQCASIYDETLHVMKFSAVAKQVVQIIPTKPLEHLAPRLVGRDGKPLVKDGVIDGEALESYLSEEELLDEEDEAEMSILPQEDLLNVIENLKEKLLAERRRNLVQEIEIRKEMGDAMLQQLMESEELRSRQMAELKESYEEKLENTFELYKDALKDHAYQCALERIEDKYVHVDEFFAEQQKTEEFKRKLVEAENRLQSSAQRVVVVTMESATQCSPESLAQEMAADFKKYQILNEAKCAAENLCKKKEEMIKSLEKKIGELSETLQEAGESFMEKSAEIEGLRKSLAGQGLEINRLQRDLAEKDTLVSSLTEELAKLSKGHPSQSRPRRGLLANIRESVTSPRKGPLGRTLRKSVKATSSSTTKKTPFH; encoded by the exons AAAGGAGGTCTGTCTGACATTTCGACAATATCCTCTATTGTTTCTGCTcag AGTGAGACAGCAAGCAATTCTGGACAACATCAATTGAAGGTCTACCTAAGGGTCAGGCCATTTTCCAAAGAAGAGATGTCGAGTAATGAAGATCAG ATCTTTGGGCCCAAGGTTGATCAAGCTAACTTTTTTGAAGGCACCATAAAAAGTCAAGTGCATGACTATTTGGAAGGGAAGAATGCTCTCATCTTTACATATGGGGTGACAAACGCAGGCAAAACTCACACAATACAAG GATCTCACAAAGACCCTGGACTTTTACCTCGTGCACTTGATTTGATCTTCAAGCACATTAAAGGGAAGCAGTATGACCAAGTGAATTTGAAACCATATCTTAGCAGTGATGTACAGTTTCTAGGTCCTGATCAAGTCAAATTGGAGAAAAGTGAAAAGGCTGCACTGTTTGCATTGCTGAAGGAG GAAGATGATCAGCATTCAAAAGCAGATGGAAGTTCAGTCAATACATCAACCTCTTCAGTATCCAGTGTGTCCTTTTCGTCCATTTCCTATGACCAAACGG TTGACTCTGACACGACTTCTGAAAAGTTCTCCATGTGGGTCTCTTTCTATGAGATCTACAACGAGGCTGTGTATGACCTGCTGCAGCCTATCCCATCTGCCAAGAACAAGAAACGCAGTGCACTGAGAGTCTGTGAAGATGGTACAGGGAATTCTTATGTCCGAG ATTTAAAGTACATAAATGTCCAAAACTCGGGGGAAGCTTGCAGAATTCTGAAAATCGGAAATAAACACAGAAGTGCTGCCTCCACAAAGCTGAACCAGTCCTCAAGTAGAAG ccACAGTATATTTACGATCAAACTCCTGAAAATCGATGGCTCTCAAGTTCAGAGGATTTCGGA GCTCTCTTTGTGTGACTTGGCTGGTTCTGAAAGATGCAATAAGACCAAGACTTTTGGAGAGCGCTTGAAGGAGGCAGGAAACATCAACAATTCTCTGCTTATTCTGGGAAAGTGTATTGCAGCCCTACGACACAACTGCAGTGATCG AATGAAGAACAACTATATTCCCTTTCGTGAGAGCAAACTTACCCGGCTCTTTCAGTCTGTATTCTGTGGGAAGGGCAGAGCTTGTATGATCGTCAACATAAACCAGTGTGCCTCGATCTACGATGAAACTCTGCATGTCATGAAATTTTCAGCTGTTGCCAAGCAG gtggTCCAGATCATTCCTACAAAACCCTTGGAGCACCTGGCACCCAGGCTGGTGGGCAGGGATGGGAAGCCTCTGGTTAAAGATGGGGTCATCGATGGGGAAGCTCTAGAGAGTTACCTCTCTGAGGAAGAGCTGCTGGATGAGGAGGATGAAGCGGAGATGTCCATCCTGCCTCAGGAG GACCTTCTGAACGTCATTGAGAATCTGAAAGAGAAGCTGTTGGCAGAGCGGCGCAGAAACCTGGTCCAAGAGATTGAGATCCGTAAGGAGATGGGTGACGCCATGCTGCAGCAGCTCATGGAGAGCGAGGAACTGAGGAG CCGGCAGATGGCTGAACTAAAGGAAAGCTATGAGGAGAAGCTGGAAAACACCTTTGAGCTGTATAAAGATGCCCTCAAAGATCACGCCTATCAGTGTGCCCTTGAGCGGATTGAGGACAAATATGTGCACGTGGACGAGTTTTTTGCTGAACAGCAGAAGACTGAG GAGTTCAAGAGAAAGCTGGTGGAGGCGGAGAACAGGCTGCAGAGTTCTGCACAGCGTGTGGTGGTGGTTACCATGGAGAGTGCCACTCAGTGCTCCCCAGAGTCACTTGCACAGGAAATGGCTGCAG ATTTTAAGAAATACCAAATACTCAATGAGGCAAAATGTGCTGCTGAAAATCTCtgtaaaaagaaagaggag ATGATCAAGTCCCTGGAAAAGAAGATTGGGGAGCTATCTGAAACCCTTCAGGAAGCAGGGGAGAGCTTCATGGAAAAATCGGCTGAAATTGAGGGACTACGAAAGAGCCTTGCTGGCCAG GGCCTTGAAATCAATAGACTGCAGAGGGACTTGGCTGAAAAAGATACTTTAGTTTCATCTCTGACAGAAGAATTGGCAAAGCTTTCAAAGGGGCACCCCAGCCAATCTAGACCACGAAGGGGCCTGCTAGCAAACATAAGGGAGTCCGTCACATCTCCCAGAAAGGGACCCCTCGGCCGGACCTTGAGGAAGTCCGTAAAAGCCACTTCCTCTTCGACCACAAAGAAAACACCCTTTCACTGA
- the zgc:56231 gene encoding kinesin-like protein KIF20A isoform X1 — MSTVIDLTDEGTVLVHSDLDAMESTCNELHVGSSHKGGLSDISTISSIVSAQSETASNSGQHQLKVYLRVRPFSKEEMSSNEDQRCVVLESAQTVLLQAPRGSATLKSSEKGIGQAVHKFSFSQIFGPKVDQANFFEGTIKSQVHDYLEGKNALIFTYGVTNAGKTHTIQGSHKDPGLLPRALDLIFKHIKGKQYDQVNLKPYLSSDVQFLGPDQVKLEKSEKAALFALLKEEDDQHSKADGSSVNTSTSSVSSVSFSSISYDQTVDSDTTSEKFSMWVSFYEIYNEAVYDLLQPIPSAKNKKRSALRVCEDGTGNSYVRDLKYINVQNSGEACRILKIGNKHRSAASTKLNQSSSRSHSIFTIKLLKIDGSQVQRISELSLCDLAGSERCNKTKTFGERLKEAGNINNSLLILGKCIAALRHNCSDRMKNNYIPFRESKLTRLFQSVFCGKGRACMIVNINQCASIYDETLHVMKFSAVAKQVVQIIPTKPLEHLAPRLVGRDGKPLVKDGVIDGEALESYLSEEELLDEEDEAEMSILPQEDLLNVIENLKEKLLAERRRNLVQEIEIRKEMGDAMLQQLMESEELRSRQMAELKESYEEKLENTFELYKDALKDHAYQCALERIEDKYVHVDEFFAEQQKTEEFKRKLVEAENRLQSSAQRVVVVTMESATQCSPESLAQEMAADFKKYQILNEAKCAAENLCKKKEEMIKSLEKKIGELSETLQEAGESFMEKSAEIEGLRKSLAGQGLEINRLQRDLAEKDTLVSSLTEELAKLSKGHPSQSRPRRGLLANIRESVTSPRKGPLGRTLRKSVKATSSSTTKKTPFH, encoded by the exons AAAGGAGGTCTGTCTGACATTTCGACAATATCCTCTATTGTTTCTGCTcag AGTGAGACAGCAAGCAATTCTGGACAACATCAATTGAAGGTCTACCTAAGGGTCAGGCCATTTTCCAAAGAAGAGATGTCGAGTAATGAAGATCAG CGCTGTGTAGTTTTGGAAAGTGCTCAGACAGTCTTGCTGCAGGCTCCAAGGGGATCAGCAACTTTAAAGAGCAGTGAAAAGGGAATTGGGCAGGCTGTGCAtaaattctctttctctcag ATCTTTGGGCCCAAGGTTGATCAAGCTAACTTTTTTGAAGGCACCATAAAAAGTCAAGTGCATGACTATTTGGAAGGGAAGAATGCTCTCATCTTTACATATGGGGTGACAAACGCAGGCAAAACTCACACAATACAAG GATCTCACAAAGACCCTGGACTTTTACCTCGTGCACTTGATTTGATCTTCAAGCACATTAAAGGGAAGCAGTATGACCAAGTGAATTTGAAACCATATCTTAGCAGTGATGTACAGTTTCTAGGTCCTGATCAAGTCAAATTGGAGAAAAGTGAAAAGGCTGCACTGTTTGCATTGCTGAAGGAG GAAGATGATCAGCATTCAAAAGCAGATGGAAGTTCAGTCAATACATCAACCTCTTCAGTATCCAGTGTGTCCTTTTCGTCCATTTCCTATGACCAAACGG TTGACTCTGACACGACTTCTGAAAAGTTCTCCATGTGGGTCTCTTTCTATGAGATCTACAACGAGGCTGTGTATGACCTGCTGCAGCCTATCCCATCTGCCAAGAACAAGAAACGCAGTGCACTGAGAGTCTGTGAAGATGGTACAGGGAATTCTTATGTCCGAG ATTTAAAGTACATAAATGTCCAAAACTCGGGGGAAGCTTGCAGAATTCTGAAAATCGGAAATAAACACAGAAGTGCTGCCTCCACAAAGCTGAACCAGTCCTCAAGTAGAAG ccACAGTATATTTACGATCAAACTCCTGAAAATCGATGGCTCTCAAGTTCAGAGGATTTCGGA GCTCTCTTTGTGTGACTTGGCTGGTTCTGAAAGATGCAATAAGACCAAGACTTTTGGAGAGCGCTTGAAGGAGGCAGGAAACATCAACAATTCTCTGCTTATTCTGGGAAAGTGTATTGCAGCCCTACGACACAACTGCAGTGATCG AATGAAGAACAACTATATTCCCTTTCGTGAGAGCAAACTTACCCGGCTCTTTCAGTCTGTATTCTGTGGGAAGGGCAGAGCTTGTATGATCGTCAACATAAACCAGTGTGCCTCGATCTACGATGAAACTCTGCATGTCATGAAATTTTCAGCTGTTGCCAAGCAG gtggTCCAGATCATTCCTACAAAACCCTTGGAGCACCTGGCACCCAGGCTGGTGGGCAGGGATGGGAAGCCTCTGGTTAAAGATGGGGTCATCGATGGGGAAGCTCTAGAGAGTTACCTCTCTGAGGAAGAGCTGCTGGATGAGGAGGATGAAGCGGAGATGTCCATCCTGCCTCAGGAG GACCTTCTGAACGTCATTGAGAATCTGAAAGAGAAGCTGTTGGCAGAGCGGCGCAGAAACCTGGTCCAAGAGATTGAGATCCGTAAGGAGATGGGTGACGCCATGCTGCAGCAGCTCATGGAGAGCGAGGAACTGAGGAG CCGGCAGATGGCTGAACTAAAGGAAAGCTATGAGGAGAAGCTGGAAAACACCTTTGAGCTGTATAAAGATGCCCTCAAAGATCACGCCTATCAGTGTGCCCTTGAGCGGATTGAGGACAAATATGTGCACGTGGACGAGTTTTTTGCTGAACAGCAGAAGACTGAG GAGTTCAAGAGAAAGCTGGTGGAGGCGGAGAACAGGCTGCAGAGTTCTGCACAGCGTGTGGTGGTGGTTACCATGGAGAGTGCCACTCAGTGCTCCCCAGAGTCACTTGCACAGGAAATGGCTGCAG ATTTTAAGAAATACCAAATACTCAATGAGGCAAAATGTGCTGCTGAAAATCTCtgtaaaaagaaagaggag ATGATCAAGTCCCTGGAAAAGAAGATTGGGGAGCTATCTGAAACCCTTCAGGAAGCAGGGGAGAGCTTCATGGAAAAATCGGCTGAAATTGAGGGACTACGAAAGAGCCTTGCTGGCCAG GGCCTTGAAATCAATAGACTGCAGAGGGACTTGGCTGAAAAAGATACTTTAGTTTCATCTCTGACAGAAGAATTGGCAAAGCTTTCAAAGGGGCACCCCAGCCAATCTAGACCACGAAGGGGCCTGCTAGCAAACATAAGGGAGTCCGTCACATCTCCCAGAAAGGGACCCCTCGGCCGGACCTTGAGGAAGTCCGTAAAAGCCACTTCCTCTTCGACCACAAAGAAAACACCCTTTCACTGA
- the zgc:56231 gene encoding kinesin-like protein KIF20A isoform X2, translated as MKARFLSILIWMRWSQRATSCMSAVHIKESETASNSGQHQLKVYLRVRPFSKEEMSSNEDQRCVVLESAQTVLLQAPRGSATLKSSEKGIGQAVHKFSFSQIFGPKVDQANFFEGTIKSQVHDYLEGKNALIFTYGVTNAGKTHTIQGSHKDPGLLPRALDLIFKHIKGKQYDQVNLKPYLSSDVQFLGPDQVKLEKSEKAALFALLKEEDDQHSKADGSSVNTSTSSVSSVSFSSISYDQTVDSDTTSEKFSMWVSFYEIYNEAVYDLLQPIPSAKNKKRSALRVCEDGTGNSYVRDLKYINVQNSGEACRILKIGNKHRSAASTKLNQSSSRSHSIFTIKLLKIDGSQVQRISELSLCDLAGSERCNKTKTFGERLKEAGNINNSLLILGKCIAALRHNCSDRMKNNYIPFRESKLTRLFQSVFCGKGRACMIVNINQCASIYDETLHVMKFSAVAKQVVQIIPTKPLEHLAPRLVGRDGKPLVKDGVIDGEALESYLSEEELLDEEDEAEMSILPQEDLLNVIENLKEKLLAERRRNLVQEIEIRKEMGDAMLQQLMESEELRSRQMAELKESYEEKLENTFELYKDALKDHAYQCALERIEDKYVHVDEFFAEQQKTEEFKRKLVEAENRLQSSAQRVVVVTMESATQCSPESLAQEMAADFKKYQILNEAKCAAENLCKKKEEMIKSLEKKIGELSETLQEAGESFMEKSAEIEGLRKSLAGQGLEINRLQRDLAEKDTLVSSLTEELAKLSKGHPSQSRPRRGLLANIRESVTSPRKGPLGRTLRKSVKATSSSTTKKTPFH; from the exons AAAGGAG AGTGAGACAGCAAGCAATTCTGGACAACATCAATTGAAGGTCTACCTAAGGGTCAGGCCATTTTCCAAAGAAGAGATGTCGAGTAATGAAGATCAG CGCTGTGTAGTTTTGGAAAGTGCTCAGACAGTCTTGCTGCAGGCTCCAAGGGGATCAGCAACTTTAAAGAGCAGTGAAAAGGGAATTGGGCAGGCTGTGCAtaaattctctttctctcag ATCTTTGGGCCCAAGGTTGATCAAGCTAACTTTTTTGAAGGCACCATAAAAAGTCAAGTGCATGACTATTTGGAAGGGAAGAATGCTCTCATCTTTACATATGGGGTGACAAACGCAGGCAAAACTCACACAATACAAG GATCTCACAAAGACCCTGGACTTTTACCTCGTGCACTTGATTTGATCTTCAAGCACATTAAAGGGAAGCAGTATGACCAAGTGAATTTGAAACCATATCTTAGCAGTGATGTACAGTTTCTAGGTCCTGATCAAGTCAAATTGGAGAAAAGTGAAAAGGCTGCACTGTTTGCATTGCTGAAGGAG GAAGATGATCAGCATTCAAAAGCAGATGGAAGTTCAGTCAATACATCAACCTCTTCAGTATCCAGTGTGTCCTTTTCGTCCATTTCCTATGACCAAACGG TTGACTCTGACACGACTTCTGAAAAGTTCTCCATGTGGGTCTCTTTCTATGAGATCTACAACGAGGCTGTGTATGACCTGCTGCAGCCTATCCCATCTGCCAAGAACAAGAAACGCAGTGCACTGAGAGTCTGTGAAGATGGTACAGGGAATTCTTATGTCCGAG ATTTAAAGTACATAAATGTCCAAAACTCGGGGGAAGCTTGCAGAATTCTGAAAATCGGAAATAAACACAGAAGTGCTGCCTCCACAAAGCTGAACCAGTCCTCAAGTAGAAG ccACAGTATATTTACGATCAAACTCCTGAAAATCGATGGCTCTCAAGTTCAGAGGATTTCGGA GCTCTCTTTGTGTGACTTGGCTGGTTCTGAAAGATGCAATAAGACCAAGACTTTTGGAGAGCGCTTGAAGGAGGCAGGAAACATCAACAATTCTCTGCTTATTCTGGGAAAGTGTATTGCAGCCCTACGACACAACTGCAGTGATCG AATGAAGAACAACTATATTCCCTTTCGTGAGAGCAAACTTACCCGGCTCTTTCAGTCTGTATTCTGTGGGAAGGGCAGAGCTTGTATGATCGTCAACATAAACCAGTGTGCCTCGATCTACGATGAAACTCTGCATGTCATGAAATTTTCAGCTGTTGCCAAGCAG gtggTCCAGATCATTCCTACAAAACCCTTGGAGCACCTGGCACCCAGGCTGGTGGGCAGGGATGGGAAGCCTCTGGTTAAAGATGGGGTCATCGATGGGGAAGCTCTAGAGAGTTACCTCTCTGAGGAAGAGCTGCTGGATGAGGAGGATGAAGCGGAGATGTCCATCCTGCCTCAGGAG GACCTTCTGAACGTCATTGAGAATCTGAAAGAGAAGCTGTTGGCAGAGCGGCGCAGAAACCTGGTCCAAGAGATTGAGATCCGTAAGGAGATGGGTGACGCCATGCTGCAGCAGCTCATGGAGAGCGAGGAACTGAGGAG CCGGCAGATGGCTGAACTAAAGGAAAGCTATGAGGAGAAGCTGGAAAACACCTTTGAGCTGTATAAAGATGCCCTCAAAGATCACGCCTATCAGTGTGCCCTTGAGCGGATTGAGGACAAATATGTGCACGTGGACGAGTTTTTTGCTGAACAGCAGAAGACTGAG GAGTTCAAGAGAAAGCTGGTGGAGGCGGAGAACAGGCTGCAGAGTTCTGCACAGCGTGTGGTGGTGGTTACCATGGAGAGTGCCACTCAGTGCTCCCCAGAGTCACTTGCACAGGAAATGGCTGCAG ATTTTAAGAAATACCAAATACTCAATGAGGCAAAATGTGCTGCTGAAAATCTCtgtaaaaagaaagaggag ATGATCAAGTCCCTGGAAAAGAAGATTGGGGAGCTATCTGAAACCCTTCAGGAAGCAGGGGAGAGCTTCATGGAAAAATCGGCTGAAATTGAGGGACTACGAAAGAGCCTTGCTGGCCAG GGCCTTGAAATCAATAGACTGCAGAGGGACTTGGCTGAAAAAGATACTTTAGTTTCATCTCTGACAGAAGAATTGGCAAAGCTTTCAAAGGGGCACCCCAGCCAATCTAGACCACGAAGGGGCCTGCTAGCAAACATAAGGGAGTCCGTCACATCTCCCAGAAAGGGACCCCTCGGCCGGACCTTGAGGAAGTCCGTAAAAGCCACTTCCTCTTCGACCACAAAGAAAACACCCTTTCACTGA
- the zgc:56231 gene encoding kinesin-like protein KIF20A isoform X4, giving the protein MKARFLSILIWMRWSQRATSCMSAVHIKESETASNSGQHQLKVYLRVRPFSKEEMSSNEDQIFGPKVDQANFFEGTIKSQVHDYLEGKNALIFTYGVTNAGKTHTIQGSHKDPGLLPRALDLIFKHIKGKQYDQVNLKPYLSSDVQFLGPDQVKLEKSEKAALFALLKEEDDQHSKADGSSVNTSTSSVSSVSFSSISYDQTVDSDTTSEKFSMWVSFYEIYNEAVYDLLQPIPSAKNKKRSALRVCEDGTGNSYVRDLKYINVQNSGEACRILKIGNKHRSAASTKLNQSSSRSHSIFTIKLLKIDGSQVQRISELSLCDLAGSERCNKTKTFGERLKEAGNINNSLLILGKCIAALRHNCSDRMKNNYIPFRESKLTRLFQSVFCGKGRACMIVNINQCASIYDETLHVMKFSAVAKQVVQIIPTKPLEHLAPRLVGRDGKPLVKDGVIDGEALESYLSEEELLDEEDEAEMSILPQEDLLNVIENLKEKLLAERRRNLVQEIEIRKEMGDAMLQQLMESEELRSRQMAELKESYEEKLENTFELYKDALKDHAYQCALERIEDKYVHVDEFFAEQQKTEEFKRKLVEAENRLQSSAQRVVVVTMESATQCSPESLAQEMAADFKKYQILNEAKCAAENLCKKKEEMIKSLEKKIGELSETLQEAGESFMEKSAEIEGLRKSLAGQGLEINRLQRDLAEKDTLVSSLTEELAKLSKGHPSQSRPRRGLLANIRESVTSPRKGPLGRTLRKSVKATSSSTTKKTPFH; this is encoded by the exons AAAGGAG AGTGAGACAGCAAGCAATTCTGGACAACATCAATTGAAGGTCTACCTAAGGGTCAGGCCATTTTCCAAAGAAGAGATGTCGAGTAATGAAGATCAG ATCTTTGGGCCCAAGGTTGATCAAGCTAACTTTTTTGAAGGCACCATAAAAAGTCAAGTGCATGACTATTTGGAAGGGAAGAATGCTCTCATCTTTACATATGGGGTGACAAACGCAGGCAAAACTCACACAATACAAG GATCTCACAAAGACCCTGGACTTTTACCTCGTGCACTTGATTTGATCTTCAAGCACATTAAAGGGAAGCAGTATGACCAAGTGAATTTGAAACCATATCTTAGCAGTGATGTACAGTTTCTAGGTCCTGATCAAGTCAAATTGGAGAAAAGTGAAAAGGCTGCACTGTTTGCATTGCTGAAGGAG GAAGATGATCAGCATTCAAAAGCAGATGGAAGTTCAGTCAATACATCAACCTCTTCAGTATCCAGTGTGTCCTTTTCGTCCATTTCCTATGACCAAACGG TTGACTCTGACACGACTTCTGAAAAGTTCTCCATGTGGGTCTCTTTCTATGAGATCTACAACGAGGCTGTGTATGACCTGCTGCAGCCTATCCCATCTGCCAAGAACAAGAAACGCAGTGCACTGAGAGTCTGTGAAGATGGTACAGGGAATTCTTATGTCCGAG ATTTAAAGTACATAAATGTCCAAAACTCGGGGGAAGCTTGCAGAATTCTGAAAATCGGAAATAAACACAGAAGTGCTGCCTCCACAAAGCTGAACCAGTCCTCAAGTAGAAG ccACAGTATATTTACGATCAAACTCCTGAAAATCGATGGCTCTCAAGTTCAGAGGATTTCGGA GCTCTCTTTGTGTGACTTGGCTGGTTCTGAAAGATGCAATAAGACCAAGACTTTTGGAGAGCGCTTGAAGGAGGCAGGAAACATCAACAATTCTCTGCTTATTCTGGGAAAGTGTATTGCAGCCCTACGACACAACTGCAGTGATCG AATGAAGAACAACTATATTCCCTTTCGTGAGAGCAAACTTACCCGGCTCTTTCAGTCTGTATTCTGTGGGAAGGGCAGAGCTTGTATGATCGTCAACATAAACCAGTGTGCCTCGATCTACGATGAAACTCTGCATGTCATGAAATTTTCAGCTGTTGCCAAGCAG gtggTCCAGATCATTCCTACAAAACCCTTGGAGCACCTGGCACCCAGGCTGGTGGGCAGGGATGGGAAGCCTCTGGTTAAAGATGGGGTCATCGATGGGGAAGCTCTAGAGAGTTACCTCTCTGAGGAAGAGCTGCTGGATGAGGAGGATGAAGCGGAGATGTCCATCCTGCCTCAGGAG GACCTTCTGAACGTCATTGAGAATCTGAAAGAGAAGCTGTTGGCAGAGCGGCGCAGAAACCTGGTCCAAGAGATTGAGATCCGTAAGGAGATGGGTGACGCCATGCTGCAGCAGCTCATGGAGAGCGAGGAACTGAGGAG CCGGCAGATGGCTGAACTAAAGGAAAGCTATGAGGAGAAGCTGGAAAACACCTTTGAGCTGTATAAAGATGCCCTCAAAGATCACGCCTATCAGTGTGCCCTTGAGCGGATTGAGGACAAATATGTGCACGTGGACGAGTTTTTTGCTGAACAGCAGAAGACTGAG GAGTTCAAGAGAAAGCTGGTGGAGGCGGAGAACAGGCTGCAGAGTTCTGCACAGCGTGTGGTGGTGGTTACCATGGAGAGTGCCACTCAGTGCTCCCCAGAGTCACTTGCACAGGAAATGGCTGCAG ATTTTAAGAAATACCAAATACTCAATGAGGCAAAATGTGCTGCTGAAAATCTCtgtaaaaagaaagaggag ATGATCAAGTCCCTGGAAAAGAAGATTGGGGAGCTATCTGAAACCCTTCAGGAAGCAGGGGAGAGCTTCATGGAAAAATCGGCTGAAATTGAGGGACTACGAAAGAGCCTTGCTGGCCAG GGCCTTGAAATCAATAGACTGCAGAGGGACTTGGCTGAAAAAGATACTTTAGTTTCATCTCTGACAGAAGAATTGGCAAAGCTTTCAAAGGGGCACCCCAGCCAATCTAGACCACGAAGGGGCCTGCTAGCAAACATAAGGGAGTCCGTCACATCTCCCAGAAAGGGACCCCTCGGCCGGACCTTGAGGAAGTCCGTAAAAGCCACTTCCTCTTCGACCACAAAGAAAACACCCTTTCACTGA